GGAATTTTCTGAAAAGGATGTAATAAGACATCCGCTTGTTCAGAAAATCATAAAAGCTTATGAGAAATATGAGGAGAGGATTGGCAATGGAAATTAGTGTTTTGTTAGACAATAAAACGGATGAAGATTTATTCTCCGGAGATTTTTTTGAGGATATTTCAAAAATTTTATTTGATAATGTGAAAGCGGAAAATGATTTTATTGAAATTTCGCTACTAATATTGGATGATGCAAAAATCAGAGAGATAAACCGGCTTTATCGTGGAATTGATAAGCCCACTGATGTTTTATCTTTTCCCATGAATCCGGAGGAGAGTGCTGCTAAATACATGATCGGTGATG
The nucleotide sequence above comes from Flexistipes sp.. Encoded proteins:
- the ybeY gene encoding rRNA maturation RNase YbeY translates to MEISVLLDNKTDEDLFSGDFFEDISKILFDNVKAENDFIEISLLILDDAKIREINRLYRGIDKPTDVLSFPMNPEESAAKYMIGDVVISADKARKQAEDADISFERELAYLYIHGLLHLLGYDHELSEAEEKIMFDMQENILTQVIEAGICT